The following coding sequences lie in one Lysobacter capsici genomic window:
- a CDS encoding NADAR family protein — MTPRSLADLQAALSAGARFDYLCFWGHRVTPGQVGKSCFSQWYPAPFELDGQRYATAEHWMMAGKARLFGDEAIHAQIVASDDPAKVKALGRKIAGFDEARWVAHRYELVVAGNQAKFEHNPRLRGFLLSTGEQVLVEASPVDPIWGIGLAADHPDATRPEAWQGLNLLGFALMDVRDRLRATFV; from the coding sequence ATGACCCCACGTTCCCTCGCCGACCTGCAGGCCGCGCTGAGCGCCGGCGCGCGGTTCGACTACCTGTGCTTCTGGGGCCACCGGGTCACGCCCGGCCAGGTCGGCAAGAGCTGCTTCAGCCAGTGGTATCCGGCGCCGTTCGAGCTCGACGGCCAGCGCTACGCCACCGCCGAGCACTGGATGATGGCCGGCAAGGCGCGGCTGTTCGGCGACGAGGCGATCCATGCGCAGATCGTCGCCAGCGACGACCCGGCCAAGGTCAAGGCGCTCGGCCGCAAGATCGCCGGCTTCGACGAAGCGCGCTGGGTCGCGCATCGCTACGAACTGGTCGTCGCCGGCAATCAGGCCAAGTTCGAACACAACCCGCGGCTGCGCGGTTTCCTGCTGAGCACCGGCGAGCAGGTGCTGGTCGAGGCCAGCCCGGTCGATCCGATCTGGGGCATCGGCCTGGCCGCCGATCATCCCGACGCGACCCGCCCGGAGGCCTGGCAAGGGCTCAACCTGCTGGGTTTCGCCTTGATGGACGTGCGCGATCGTCTGCGTGCAACGTTCGTCTAA
- a CDS encoding immunity 22 family protein: MIDDTARDVVSVWIGTSHKSDDDFHAYTRGMESLHSGSPIQRDLRCGFIDSDFFVAYRSAGHALLPIERICEEVDCSPRTQVEIVERCRELGIAQANSLYYYCDCRFSEDPPGRLYNDLRFIGAFADPDRREFFERLAARR, translated from the coding sequence GTGATCGACGACACCGCCAGGGACGTGGTCTCGGTCTGGATCGGCACCAGCCACAAGAGCGACGACGACTTCCACGCCTACACCCGCGGCATGGAATCGCTGCACAGCGGCAGCCCGATCCAGCGCGACTTGCGCTGCGGTTTCATCGACTCGGATTTCTTCGTCGCCTATCGCAGCGCCGGCCACGCGCTGCTGCCGATCGAGCGGATCTGCGAGGAAGTGGATTGCTCGCCGCGGACCCAGGTCGAAATCGTCGAACGCTGCCGCGAACTGGGCATCGCCCAGGCCAATTCGCTGTACTACTACTGCGATTGCCGCTTCAGCGAAGACCCGCCGGGCCGGCTCTACAACGACCTGCGCTTCATCGGCGCCTTCGCCGATCCGGACCGGCGCGAGTTCTTCGAACGCCTGGCGGCGCGGCGCTGA
- a CDS encoding DUF6165 family protein has translation MSEILVPVSFGELLDKISILQIKSERMSDEAKLANVRAELSALEQTWMAHPAAGGDIGRLRAELKAVNERLWVIEDDIRIKEKAQAFDAEFIALARSVYVENDVRARVKKEINLALGSTYVEEKSYQDYGTGAF, from the coding sequence ATGTCTGAAATCCTGGTCCCGGTGTCCTTTGGCGAACTGCTGGACAAGATCTCGATCCTGCAGATCAAGTCCGAGCGCATGAGCGACGAGGCCAAGCTGGCCAATGTCCGCGCGGAACTGAGCGCGCTGGAGCAGACCTGGATGGCCCATCCGGCCGCCGGCGGCGACATCGGCCGTCTGCGCGCCGAGCTCAAGGCGGTCAACGAGCGCCTGTGGGTGATCGAGGACGACATCCGGATCAAGGAAAAGGCCCAGGCCTTCGACGCGGAATTCATCGCCCTGGCGCGTTCGGTCTATGTCGAGAACGACGTGCGCGCGCGGGTCAAGAAAGAGATCAACCTCGCGTTGGGTTCGACCTACGTGGAAGAGAAGTCCTACCAGGACTACGGCACCGGCGCGTTCTGA
- a CDS encoding PP2C family protein-serine/threonine phosphatase, producing the protein MIEFGHLTHVGLRRELNEDTYYGDSELGLWLVADGMGGHEYGEVASALARESIVREVRNGTGLAQAIRIADEEIIRTSRRRNDALPMGTTVVAARINGNRFEVAWVGDSRVYLWRDGHLAQLSQDHSYVQELIANGAITHEQARSHPHRNVVTQALGVTDPRNLNVETMTGELRPGMQLLLCSDGLTEEVDDRSIARVLAHNDCSAQECVDSLVAAALDGGGSDNVTVVLVRSH; encoded by the coding sequence ATGATCGAATTCGGACACCTCACGCACGTCGGCTTGCGCCGCGAACTCAACGAAGACACCTATTACGGTGACAGCGAACTCGGCCTATGGCTGGTCGCCGACGGCATGGGCGGACACGAATACGGCGAGGTCGCCAGCGCGCTGGCGCGCGAGTCGATCGTGCGCGAGGTCCGCAACGGCACCGGCCTGGCCCAGGCCATCCGGATCGCCGACGAAGAGATCATCCGCACCTCGCGCCGGCGCAACGACGCCCTGCCGATGGGCACCACCGTGGTCGCCGCGCGCATCAACGGCAACCGCTTCGAGGTGGCCTGGGTCGGCGACAGCCGGGTGTACCTGTGGCGCGACGGGCATCTGGCCCAGCTGTCGCAGGACCACAGCTATGTGCAGGAGCTGATCGCCAACGGCGCGATCACCCACGAGCAGGCGCGCAGCCATCCGCATCGCAACGTGGTCACCCAGGCGCTCGGCGTGACCGACCCGCGCAATCTCAACGTCGAGACCATGACCGGCGAACTGCGTCCGGGCATGCAGCTGCTGCTGTGCAGCGACGGGTTGACCGAGGAAGTGGACGATCGCAGCATCGCCCGGGTGCTGGCGCATAACGACTGCAGCGCGCAGGAATGCGTGGATTCGCTGGTCGCCGCGGCGCTGGATGGCGGCGGGTCGGACAATGTCACGGTGGTGTTGGTGCGCAGCCATTGA
- the dnaQ gene encoding DNA polymerase III subunit epsilon → MRQIILDTETTGLSWERGNRVVEIGCVEFVERRPSGRTYHQYIKPDCDFEAGAQEVTGLSLERLANEPTMEQVVDEFLEFIKGAELIIHNAAFDVGFLNNELSICGAQYGKLADHVPNIEDSLLLARQRYPGQRNSLDALCKRLGVDNSHRQLHGALLDAQLLGEVYIGLTSGQEEIGFGDPAAIAAQQSPASFQIDPGAVRPRVIVLADEFAAHQARLEKLRKKAGGKCVWDAFDPPAALAEA, encoded by the coding sequence ATGCGTCAAATCATCCTCGATACCGAAACCACCGGCCTGAGCTGGGAACGCGGCAACCGCGTGGTCGAAATCGGCTGCGTCGAATTCGTCGAGCGCCGCCCGAGCGGCCGCACCTACCACCAGTACATCAAGCCCGATTGCGATTTCGAAGCCGGCGCGCAGGAAGTCACCGGCCTGTCGCTGGAGCGCCTGGCCAACGAGCCGACGATGGAGCAGGTGGTCGATGAATTCCTCGAATTCATCAAGGGCGCCGAGCTGATCATCCACAACGCCGCGTTCGACGTGGGCTTTCTCAACAACGAGCTGTCGATCTGCGGCGCGCAGTACGGCAAGTTGGCCGATCACGTTCCCAACATCGAAGACTCGCTGCTGCTTGCGCGCCAGCGTTACCCCGGTCAGCGCAATTCGCTGGACGCGTTGTGCAAACGCCTGGGCGTGGACAACTCGCACCGTCAGTTGCACGGCGCGCTGCTCGACGCCCAGTTGCTCGGCGAGGTCTACATCGGCCTGACCTCGGGCCAGGAAGAGATCGGCTTCGGCGATCCGGCCGCGATCGCCGCGCAGCAGAGCCCGGCGAGTTTCCAGATCGACCCGGGCGCGGTGCGGCCGCGGGTGATCGTGCTCGCCGACGAATTCGCCGCGCATCAGGCGCGCCTGGAGAAGCTGCGCAAGAAGGCCGGCGGCAAGTGCGTGTGGGATGCGTTCGATCCGCCGGCGGCGTTGGCCGAGGCGTAA
- the rnhA gene encoding ribonuclease HI yields the protein MSQTTSEVDKTVSIHTDGACLGNPGPGGWAALLRYKGHERELSGGEPDTTNNRMELMGAIMGLEALSEPCRIVLTTDSQYVRKGITEWMSNWVRRGWKTAGGDPVKNRDLWERLHAASLRHSIDWKWVKGHSGQPENERVDVLARVQAEKLRAYRP from the coding sequence GTGAGCCAAACCACCTCCGAAGTCGACAAGACCGTCAGCATCCACACCGACGGCGCCTGCCTCGGCAATCCCGGCCCCGGCGGCTGGGCCGCGTTGCTGCGCTACAAGGGCCACGAGCGCGAGTTGTCCGGCGGCGAGCCCGACACCACCAACAACCGCATGGAACTGATGGGCGCGATCATGGGCCTGGAAGCGCTCAGCGAGCCGTGCAGGATCGTGCTGACCACCGACTCGCAGTACGTGCGCAAGGGCATCACCGAGTGGATGAGCAACTGGGTCCGGCGCGGCTGGAAAACCGCCGGCGGCGACCCGGTCAAGAACCGCGACCTGTGGGAACGCCTGCACGCGGCGAGCCTGCGCCATTCGATCGACTGGAAGTGGGTCAAGGGCCATTCCGGCCAGCCCGAGAACGAACGCGTCGACGTGCTCGCGCGCGTCCAGGCGGAGAAGCTCAGGGCCTATCGGCCTTGA
- a CDS encoding methyltransferase domain-containing protein yields MPALSHGRQPDHEPSPALAWFGEVPGHGLLDVESASMARVLAASPSLPWAWFGVAAASPPLGRGVALRRSADGFDGAVRCRLPLPLASEAFGAVLLQHVFDDGVDCAPLLSECARILAPGGRLWLATLNPWSPYRLRWAGSGLYARDAGHWQTMLRASGFAADPVSLQWLGPRWRVAHGEAGVGAADVLRAGVALTLTKRVHAAIPPGRLQQLRWQTGLGQAGLANAGLPQANQSGRVDSGRGDARRSASANAPIDRNDPDPLAARILPFDPDRSDATRGGAQQR; encoded by the coding sequence ATGCCCGCCCTGTCCCACGGCCGTCAACCCGATCACGAACCCAGCCCGGCCCTGGCCTGGTTCGGCGAGGTGCCCGGCCACGGTCTGCTCGACGTGGAGTCGGCGTCGATGGCGCGGGTGCTCGCGGCCAGTCCGAGCCTGCCGTGGGCCTGGTTCGGGGTCGCCGCGGCCTCGCCACCGCTGGGCCGCGGGGTGGCGCTGCGGCGCAGCGCCGACGGCTTCGACGGCGCGGTGCGCTGCCGTTTGCCGCTGCCGCTGGCCAGCGAGGCCTTCGGCGCGGTGCTGCTGCAGCACGTGTTCGACGACGGCGTCGACTGCGCGCCGCTGCTCAGCGAATGCGCACGCATCCTCGCCCCGGGCGGGCGGCTGTGGCTGGCCACGCTCAATCCCTGGAGCCCGTACCGCCTGCGCTGGGCCGGCAGCGGCCTGTACGCGCGCGATGCCGGCCACTGGCAGACCATGCTGCGCGCCTCGGGCTTCGCCGCCGACCCGGTCAGCCTGCAATGGCTGGGGCCGCGCTGGCGGGTCGCGCACGGCGAGGCCGGAGTCGGCGCGGCCGACGTGCTGCGCGCCGGAGTCGCCCTGACCCTGACCAAGCGCGTCCACGCCGCGATTCCGCCGGGCCGGCTGCAACAACTGCGCTGGCAGACCGGGCTGGGCCAGGCGGGGCTGGCGAACGCCGGCCTGCCGCAGGCCAACCAGAGCGGCCGGGTCGACAGCGGCCGCGGCGATGCCCGCCGCAGCGCATCGGCCAACGCGCCTATCGACCGCAACGACCCCGATCCGCTCGCGGCCCGGATCTTGCCGTTCGATCCCGACCGATCCGATGCGACCCGCGGCGGCGCGCAACAGCGATAA
- the gloB gene encoding hydroxyacylglutathione hydrolase, giving the protein MRLLALPALSDNYIWALSGDDESALIVDPGDAAPVLAAAAHGLRPVGILLTHHHDDHIGGTPALRERWPDIPVFAPDDERIASATARVGDGTRLHVDGWSLTALAVPGHTRSHVAYYLEQDNLERGGRATDRIVFSGDTLFSLGCGRLFEGTPAQMRVSLTRLAALPDDTRVCCGHEYTLSNAAFASVVEPANPALRRRIEQAQAMRNAGRPSLPSSIGDERATNPFLRTREPAVIAAVAARLGRAPADETETFAELRRWKDGFRA; this is encoded by the coding sequence ATGCGGTTGCTCGCCCTGCCCGCCCTCAGCGACAACTACATCTGGGCCCTGTCGGGCGACGACGAATCGGCCCTGATCGTCGATCCGGGCGACGCCGCGCCGGTGCTGGCCGCGGCCGCGCACGGCCTGCGCCCGGTCGGGATCCTGCTGACCCACCACCACGACGACCACATCGGCGGCACCCCGGCCCTGCGCGAGCGCTGGCCCGACATCCCGGTGTTCGCCCCGGACGACGAGCGCATCGCCAGCGCCACCGCCCGCGTCGGCGACGGCACCCGCCTGCACGTGGACGGCTGGAGCCTGACCGCGCTGGCCGTGCCCGGCCACACCCGCAGCCACGTCGCCTATTACCTGGAACAGGACAACCTGGAGCGCGGCGGCCGCGCCACCGACCGGATCGTGTTCAGCGGCGACACCTTGTTCAGCCTGGGCTGTGGCCGCCTGTTCGAAGGTACGCCCGCCCAGATGCGGGTCTCGCTGACCCGGCTGGCCGCGCTCCCGGACGACACCCGGGTCTGCTGCGGCCACGAATACACCTTGTCCAACGCGGCCTTCGCCAGCGTGGTCGAACCCGCCAATCCCGCGCTGCGGCGCCGAATCGAACAGGCCCAGGCCATGCGCAACGCCGGACGTCCCTCCCTTCCCAGCTCGATCGGCGACGAACGCGCGACCAACCCGTTCCTGCGCACCCGCGAGCCGGCGGTGATCGCCGCGGTCGCCGCGCGGCTGGGTCGCGCGCCGGCCGACGAGACCGAAACCTTCGCCGAACTGCGGCGCTGGAAGGACGGGTTCCGCGCGTGA
- a CDS encoding lytic transglycosylase domain-containing protein → MRRGDARGRRPARRPLHLALAACLGLSAALSAPAIAADAAQLAVAAPDLGTGPSRNGREIYQRFRDGLADKTCEPGVSSHWRQHFSTAPKRLASSEDDLLPLFGYVVDALREAHLPTEYALIPFVESGYKPGARSPSGPAGLWQMIAMTARNHRVPMREGYDGRLSPVESTQAAVRYLKTLHGMFGGDWQLTVMAYNAGEYRVLNAVKRSGLSIADVRHDQLTGLSDITTAYVRKLHALSCLMEQADDREEWLSALDRPVPRLAAVTVPAEIDSIGEWAARTDQDLAQIKRLNPVFGDGRIARSAGKRAPLLAVAASAIGAAGVSAADIDLAGVELAGVAPAGGDRSSAPVASGSSSASTAVASTRGSVEASERPASGDRVEPAAKGRDRVARSDEGKRAGEKSVADSGSAKTQARRHTVGRGDNAWTIAKRYRIRVADLLERNGLAANAVLKPGQALLIDAGKPAGK, encoded by the coding sequence GTGAGACGCGGCGACGCCCGCGGCCGCAGGCCGGCGCGCCGGCCGCTGCATCTGGCGCTGGCGGCCTGCCTGGGCCTGAGCGCGGCACTGTCGGCGCCGGCGATCGCCGCCGATGCCGCGCAACTGGCGGTCGCCGCGCCGGACCTGGGCACCGGTCCGAGCCGCAACGGCCGCGAGATCTACCAGCGCTTCCGCGACGGCCTGGCCGACAAGACCTGCGAGCCCGGGGTCAGCAGCCACTGGCGCCAGCATTTCTCGACCGCGCCCAAACGCCTGGCCTCCAGCGAGGACGACCTGCTGCCGCTGTTCGGCTACGTCGTCGACGCCCTGCGCGAGGCGCACCTGCCGACCGAGTACGCGCTGATCCCGTTCGTCGAGAGCGGCTACAAGCCCGGCGCGCGCAGTCCTTCCGGCCCGGCCGGGCTGTGGCAGATGATCGCGATGACCGCGCGCAACCACCGCGTGCCGATGCGCGAGGGCTACGACGGGCGGCTGTCGCCGGTCGAATCGACCCAGGCCGCGGTGCGTTACCTGAAAACCCTGCACGGCATGTTCGGCGGCGACTGGCAGCTGACCGTGATGGCCTACAACGCCGGCGAGTACCGCGTGCTCAACGCGGTCAAGCGCAGCGGCCTGAGCATCGCCGACGTACGCCACGATCAATTGACCGGCCTGTCCGACATCACCACGGCCTATGTGCGCAAGCTGCATGCGCTGTCGTGCCTGATGGAGCAGGCCGACGACCGCGAGGAATGGCTCAGCGCGCTCGATCGTCCGGTGCCACGGCTGGCCGCGGTGACCGTGCCGGCCGAGATCGACAGCATCGGCGAATGGGCCGCGCGCACCGACCAGGACCTCGCCCAGATCAAGCGCCTGAACCCGGTGTTCGGCGACGGCCGCATCGCCCGCAGCGCCGGCAAGCGCGCGCCGCTGCTGGCGGTGGCGGCCAGCGCGATCGGCGCGGCCGGCGTGAGCGCGGCCGATATCGATTTGGCGGGTGTCGAGTTGGCCGGCGTCGCGCCGGCAGGTGGCGACCGGTCGAGCGCGCCCGTCGCCAGTGGGTCGAGCAGTGCTTCGACTGCGGTCGCGAGCACGCGCGGTTCTGTCGAGGCGTCGGAGCGTCCGGCGTCGGGCGATCGGGTTGAGCCTGCGGCCAAGGGTCGCGACCGGGTTGCGCGCAGCGACGAAGGCAAGCGCGCCGGCGAAAAATCCGTCGCCGACAGCGGTTCGGCGAAAACGCAGGCGCGTCGCCACACCGTTGGTCGCGGCGACAACGCCTGGACGATTGCGAAGCGCTATCGCATTCGCGTCGCGGATCTGCTGGAGCGCAACGGTTTGGCGGCCAATGCCGTGCTCAAGCCGGGGCAGGCGCTGTTGATCGATGCGGGCAAGCCGGCGGGCAAATAG
- a CDS encoding Na+/H+ antiporter NhaC family protein, with protein sequence MNEPLRPGAPITPSALALTPLLLFLALFFGAGLYFTANGDAMGFYQLHAPVAILPALALAAFIAWRRGIKPLETLLGGMGDHNVVLMCLIFLLAGGFVEVSKAIGAVDAIVALGVGNVHPALLLPALFVVAGFISLSLGTSMGTIAAVAPIALGVSDASGLDRALVLGAVIGGATFGDNLSVISDTAIVASRTQGCTMREKFRENLKLALPAAIATLVLLGFLGETAPVQTPDPVSPWLILPYLVVLGLAIAGVDVIIVLSIGLVIAGLFGVYFAEDFGFAAYTTHIWDGFESMVEITLLSLLVGGLGALMKAAGGLAWVAQTIGRFARGHRSRRAGEISIAALSATTDVFTANNTVAILISGGLARDVAQQHGVPPARAASVLDIFACVTQGVLPYGAQILLAASLSKVSPLQLIGNVHYSWLLGAVTIGAMLWPSRQRALTPTPLPQAGEGL encoded by the coding sequence ATGAATGAGCCGCTCCGCCCCGGCGCCCCGATCACCCCCAGTGCCCTGGCGCTGACGCCGCTGCTGCTGTTCCTGGCGCTGTTCTTCGGCGCCGGGCTGTATTTCACCGCCAACGGCGACGCGATGGGCTTCTACCAGTTGCACGCGCCGGTCGCGATCCTGCCGGCGCTCGCGCTGGCCGCGTTCATCGCCTGGCGCCGCGGGATCAAGCCGCTGGAAACCCTGCTGGGCGGCATGGGCGACCACAACGTCGTGCTGATGTGCCTGATCTTCCTGCTGGCCGGCGGCTTCGTCGAAGTGTCCAAGGCGATCGGCGCGGTCGATGCGATCGTCGCGCTCGGCGTGGGCAACGTGCATCCGGCCTTGCTGCTGCCGGCGCTGTTCGTGGTCGCCGGTTTCATCTCGCTGTCGCTGGGCACCTCGATGGGCACGATCGCCGCGGTCGCGCCGATTGCGCTCGGTGTGTCGGACGCGTCGGGGCTGGACCGCGCGCTGGTGCTCGGCGCGGTGATCGGCGGGGCGACCTTCGGCGACAACCTGTCGGTGATCTCCGACACCGCGATCGTCGCCAGCCGCACCCAGGGCTGCACGATGCGGGAGAAATTCCGCGAGAACCTCAAGCTCGCGCTGCCGGCGGCGATCGCCACGCTGGTGCTGCTGGGGTTTCTCGGCGAAACCGCGCCGGTGCAGACGCCCGATCCGGTGTCGCCTTGGCTGATCCTGCCGTACCTGGTCGTGCTCGGGCTGGCGATCGCCGGCGTCGACGTGATCATCGTGTTGAGCATCGGCCTGGTCATCGCGGGCCTGTTCGGGGTGTATTTCGCCGAGGATTTCGGCTTCGCCGCCTACACCACGCATATCTGGGACGGTTTCGAGAGCATGGTCGAGATCACCTTGCTGTCGCTGCTGGTCGGCGGTCTTGGCGCGCTGATGAAAGCCGCCGGCGGGCTGGCCTGGGTGGCGCAGACCATCGGCCGGTTCGCGCGCGGCCATCGCAGCCGCCGCGCGGGCGAGATCAGCATCGCCGCGTTGTCGGCGACCACCGACGTGTTCACCGCCAACAACACCGTCGCGATTTTGATCAGTGGCGGTTTGGCGCGCGATGTCGCGCAGCAGCACGGGGTGCCGCCGGCGCGCGCGGCCAGCGTGCTCGACATTTTCGCCTGCGTGACTCAGGGCGTGCTGCCGTATGGCGCGCAGATCCTGCTGGCGGCGTCGTTGAGCAAGGTCTCGCCGTTGCAGTTGATCGGCAACGTGCATTACAGCTGGCTGCTGGGCGCGGTGACGATCGGGGCGATGCTGTGGCCGTCGCGGCAGCGGGCCCTCACCCCAACCCCTCTCCCGCAGGCGGGAGAGGGGCTTTAG
- a CDS encoding isocitrate dehydrogenase, with protein sequence MTQTITVIRGDGIGPEIMDATLHVLDAMNLGLSYEFADAGLVALEKHGELLPAATMDSIRKNRIALKSPLTTPVGEGFSSINVELRKRFDLYANVRPAKSFPNTKSRFPSGVDLITVRENTEGAYIGEGQSLSEDGETALLTQKITRRGSERIVRYAFDLARKTGRKKVTVVHKANILKSTSGLFLKTAREVAQQYPDIQCNEMIVDNTCMQLVMRPEQFDIIVTTNLFGDIISDLCAGLVGGLGLAPGANIGTDAAIFEAVHGSAPDIAGKGIANPCALLLGAAQMLDHLGQPEKATKLREAIIATLEAKDSLTPDLGGEGNTLSFAKAIASRATA encoded by the coding sequence ATGACGCAAACCATTACGGTCATCCGTGGCGACGGCATCGGCCCCGAGATCATGGACGCGACCCTGCACGTGCTCGACGCGATGAACCTGGGCCTGTCCTACGAATTCGCCGACGCCGGCCTGGTCGCGCTGGAAAAGCACGGCGAGCTGCTGCCGGCCGCGACCATGGACTCGATCCGCAAGAACCGCATCGCGCTCAAGAGCCCGTTGACCACGCCGGTCGGCGAAGGCTTCAGCTCGATCAACGTCGAACTGCGCAAGCGCTTCGACCTGTACGCCAACGTGCGTCCGGCCAAGTCGTTCCCGAACACCAAGTCGCGCTTCCCGAGCGGCGTGGACCTGATCACCGTGCGCGAGAACACCGAAGGCGCGTACATCGGCGAAGGCCAGTCGCTGTCGGAAGACGGCGAGACCGCGCTGCTGACCCAGAAGATCACCCGCCGCGGCTCCGAGCGCATCGTGCGCTACGCCTTCGACCTGGCGCGCAAGACCGGCCGCAAGAAGGTCACGGTGGTGCACAAGGCCAACATCCTGAAGTCGACCTCGGGCCTGTTCCTGAAGACCGCGCGCGAAGTGGCGCAGCAATACCCCGACATCCAGTGCAACGAGATGATCGTGGACAACACCTGCATGCAGCTGGTGATGCGCCCGGAGCAGTTCGACATCATCGTCACCACGAACTTGTTCGGCGACATCATTTCCGACCTGTGCGCCGGGTTGGTGGGCGGCCTGGGCCTGGCCCCGGGCGCGAACATCGGCACCGACGCTGCGATCTTCGAGGCCGTGCACGGCTCGGCGCCGGACATCGCCGGCAAGGGCATCGCCAATCCCTGCGCGCTGCTGCTGGGCGCGGCGCAGATGCTCGACCACCTCGGCCAGCCCGAGAAGGCGACCAAGCTGCGCGAGGCGATCATCGCCACGCTCGAAGCCAAGGATTCGCTGACCCCGGATCTGGGCGGCGAGGGCAATACGCTGTCGTTCGCCAAGGCGATCGCGAGCCGCGCTACGGCTTGA
- a CDS encoding carboxymuconolactone decarboxylase family protein, whose amino-acid sequence MNERILAEPNQVVRRFFALDTQTYQAGALDVKTKELLGLVASMVLRCDDCISYHVAQCKEAGVNREEMFEAFSVGLVVGGSIVIPHMRRAVDFLDKLEQGEAAAPAGHDHG is encoded by the coding sequence ATGAACGAACGCATCCTGGCCGAGCCGAACCAGGTCGTGCGGCGCTTCTTCGCGCTCGACACCCAGACCTACCAGGCCGGCGCGCTCGACGTGAAGACCAAGGAGTTGCTGGGCCTGGTCGCCTCGATGGTGCTGCGCTGCGACGACTGCATCAGCTACCACGTCGCCCAGTGCAAGGAAGCCGGGGTCAATCGCGAGGAAATGTTCGAGGCGTTCTCGGTCGGTCTGGTGGTCGGCGGGTCGATCGTGATCCCGCACATGCGCCGCGCGGTCGATTTTCTCGACAAGCTGGAGCAGGGCGAGGCGGCCGCGCCGGCCGGTCACGATCACGGCTGA
- the grxC gene encoding glutaredoxin 3, producing MSDTAPKPQIVIYSTAICPYCVAAKNFLKSKGQTWSEVRIDLDPAEREKMVALTKRTSVPQIFVGDTHVGGYDDMMALHRAGGLEPLFAA from the coding sequence TTGAGCGACACCGCCCCCAAGCCGCAGATCGTCATCTATAGCACCGCGATCTGCCCGTATTGCGTCGCCGCGAAGAATTTCCTCAAGAGCAAGGGCCAGACCTGGAGCGAGGTGCGCATCGATCTGGACCCGGCCGAGCGCGAAAAGATGGTCGCGCTGACCAAGCGCACCAGCGTGCCGCAGATCTTCGTCGGCGACACCCATGTCGGCGGCTACGACGACATGATGGCGCTGCACCGCGCCGGCGGGCTGGAGCCGCTGTTCGCGGCTTAA